The following proteins are co-located in the Pedobacter frigiditerrae genome:
- a CDS encoding GLPGLI family protein codes for MKTILITCFGIFLFLNAHTQKPDPVLARVFYTYTNQTDTFKNGKPRIENMLLFFGKNTSLYTSYDKIKYEISEEQKFWAMIESGAGRGKGVFIMDDTYRKLLTTTGYLFFVKENKFYTKEMFSFRSYIIEGIAPTIDWKLSKDTISLSGLNCQKATATFEGKNWEVWYAPSVPFPGGPWKLNGLPGLIVEAYDTNKQIYFQFAGMENAKLGDHIRDRDVTKQGGSSNTYNAIDQMFGRDVGNAYFENIIRLPIGAVRITKKELEKFKEALKNDPVGFEKILSRY; via the coding sequence ATGAAAACCATTTTAATTACTTGTTTCGGAATTTTTCTTTTCCTCAATGCCCATACCCAAAAACCAGATCCAGTTTTGGCTAGGGTATTTTATACCTATACCAATCAAACAGATACATTTAAAAATGGTAAACCACGTATCGAAAACATGTTATTGTTTTTTGGAAAGAATACATCATTATATACCAGCTACGATAAAATAAAGTACGAAATTTCTGAAGAGCAAAAGTTTTGGGCAATGATTGAAAGTGGCGCAGGCAGAGGTAAAGGTGTATTTATAATGGATGATACTTATAGGAAATTACTAACTACTACCGGATATTTATTTTTTGTTAAAGAAAATAAGTTTTATACAAAAGAAATGTTTTCATTTAGGAGTTACATCATAGAAGGGATCGCTCCCACTATAGATTGGAAGCTTAGTAAAGACACCATCAGCCTTTCAGGTTTAAATTGCCAAAAAGCAACTGCAACTTTCGAGGGCAAAAACTGGGAGGTTTGGTATGCACCAAGCGTACCCTTTCCAGGCGGTCCGTGGAAGTTAAATGGCTTACCTGGTTTAATTGTAGAAGCTTATGATACCAACAAACAGATTTATTTCCAATTTGCAGGAATGGAGAATGCAAAACTTGGCGATCATATACGCGATCGTGATGTGACAAAACAAGGTGGCAGCTCAAACACCTATAATGCAATTGACCAGATGTTTGGTCGTGATGTTGGTAATGCTTATTTCGAGAACATCATCCGTTTACCAATTGGCGCTGTTAGGATCACTAAAAAAGAGCTAGAAAAATTTAAGGAAGCTTTAAAGAATGATCCTGTAGGATTTGAAAAAATACTATCTAGATATTAA
- a CDS encoding GLPGLI family protein produces MKILLTTILALSISTVSFAQNPDKALTRVSYNFTHIQDTTQKDRPYKENMLLLVGKNASVYTSYDKINQGLARKKQIEEQMKNQAGNTNVSITVKSTGYTPTSSTDYFYFAKENKFFTKERIYNYYLVEEPTTKSNWKITKDTTSFSGVHCQKATATFKGRKWTAWYATELPFQSGPWKLNGLPGLIIEAYDDTKTVSFQFAGMENVTETPNEPTKTSVNSGTQVTMSDGGVAVFSGGAGGVNSVSPYLESEIKLPADAIKATRQELDKLKEARNKDPQGFMKTQMAGSNEGIITVTGYAMSGTAGPTLPKIVLNNPIELPEKK; encoded by the coding sequence ATGAAAATTTTACTTACTACAATATTAGCCCTGTCTATAAGCACAGTTTCATTTGCCCAAAATCCTGATAAGGCATTAACCCGAGTGAGTTACAACTTTACCCACATTCAAGATACTACCCAAAAAGACAGACCTTATAAAGAGAACATGTTATTGTTAGTTGGTAAAAATGCTTCCGTTTATACGAGCTACGATAAAATCAACCAAGGCTTAGCGAGAAAAAAGCAGATAGAAGAACAAATGAAAAATCAAGCTGGCAACACCAATGTGAGTATCACAGTTAAAAGCACTGGTTACACCCCTACTTCTTCAACAGATTATTTCTATTTCGCCAAAGAGAATAAATTCTTCACTAAAGAACGAATTTATAACTACTATTTGGTAGAAGAACCTACCACAAAAAGCAATTGGAAAATCACAAAAGACACAACTAGTTTTTCTGGGGTACATTGCCAAAAAGCCACTGCCACCTTTAAGGGCAGAAAATGGACGGCTTGGTATGCTACAGAATTACCTTTCCAGAGCGGACCTTGGAAATTAAATGGTTTGCCTGGTTTAATCATCGAAGCCTATGATGATACCAAAACTGTGTCCTTCCAATTCGCAGGAATGGAAAATGTGACTGAAACACCAAACGAACCTACAAAAACAAGTGTAAATAGTGGAACCCAAGTAACAATGTCAGATGGAGGCGTTGCAGTATTTAGTGGTGGAGCTGGAGGTGTAAATAGCGTTAGTCCATATTTAGAAAGTGAAATTAAACTTCCAGCAGATGCGATAAAAGCAACAAGACAAGAGCTAGACAAATTAAAAGAAGCTAGAAATAAAGACCCACAGGGATTTATGAAAACTCAAATGGCTGGTAGTAATGAAGGTATCATCACGGTAACGGGCTATGCAATGTCTGGAACAGCTGGACCAACTTTGCCAAAAATTGTTTTGAATAATCCAATAGAATTACCAGAGAAGAAATAA
- a CDS encoding GLPGLI family protein, whose translation MKTFLTTFLALATTVAAFAQTSDKALARVRYSFTHIQDTMQKDKPYTENMLLVIGKNASVYTSFDKINRDIETQKAIAEQMKNQAGSNNFSININRSGSSRVSDLDYFYFVNENKFYTKERLVTNYLVEEDAPKISWKIAKDTTSLSGVHCQKATAHFKGRNWTAWFAPDLPFQSGPWKLNGLPGLIVEAYDETRTVQFKFAGFENVKEEDVKAAAANDPKITVPGGGPGTVKIVGMDVGTTYLGAEVKLPADAVKTTRKELDKLKEARDKDPQGFMNAQMAAQGVTMAQGTSIRRTVGGPSGGAPVKIVINNPIELPETK comes from the coding sequence ATGAAAACCTTTTTAACCACTTTTTTAGCATTGGCAACTACAGTAGCTGCCTTTGCACAAACCTCAGATAAGGCTTTAGCAAGAGTTAGATATAGCTTTACACACATACAAGATACTATGCAGAAAGACAAACCCTATACCGAGAATATGCTTTTGGTTATTGGCAAAAATGCTTCTGTTTACACCAGTTTCGACAAGATAAATCGTGATATAGAAACGCAAAAGGCTATTGCAGAACAGATGAAAAACCAAGCTGGTTCTAATAATTTCAGCATCAATATCAACAGATCAGGTTCAAGCCGAGTGTCAGACCTTGATTATTTTTACTTTGTAAATGAAAACAAGTTCTACACAAAAGAACGTCTAGTTACCAATTATCTTGTTGAAGAAGATGCACCTAAAATAAGTTGGAAAATAGCTAAAGACACTACAAGTCTTTCAGGTGTGCATTGTCAAAAAGCTACTGCTCATTTTAAAGGCAGAAACTGGACAGCTTGGTTTGCTCCAGACCTACCTTTTCAAAGCGGACCATGGAAATTGAATGGCTTACCAGGATTAATTGTTGAAGCTTATGATGAAACCAGAACTGTGCAATTCAAATTTGCTGGTTTTGAAAACGTAAAAGAAGAAGATGTAAAAGCAGCTGCAGCTAACGACCCAAAAATCACTGTCCCAGGCGGTGGTCCAGGTACCGTAAAAATTGTGGGTATGGATGTAGGCACAACTTATTTAGGCGCAGAAGTAAAACTTCCAGCAGATGCTGTAAAAACCACCAGAAAAGAATTAGACAAGCTAAAAGAAGCTAGAGATAAAGACCCACAAGGATTTATGAATGCCCAAATGGCCGCTCAGGGTGTTACAATGGCTCAAGGCACAAGCATCAGAAGAACTGTTGGAGGTCCAAGTGGCGGTGCACCTGTTAAAATCGTAATCAACAATCCAATCGAATTACCTGAAACCAAATGA
- a CDS encoding TonB-dependent receptor: MRALIITLCFFLFGFASAFAQKQIKGKVKDTKGAPVVSANVNLKDKEGNILSFTRTDDKGNFTLSFTEENKDLSIEATTIGYEKKIIAVTELNKIYDLVMKDSEINLKTVVVKNRPALSVNGDTLSYKTSDFADKQDRSIGDVLKKMPGIEVSEDGKVSYNGKGISALYIDGDNVLDDKYSIGTKSIPQGAVDKVQVIEKDQPIKMLRKNNMSDDVALNLVMKEEAKLKVMGDIRAGLGTPDRFDGNANAMLFKKKTKFINNLKGNNVGIDPGIDLTSFNPFNSGNDKPSGFLSAGAAGVPTLPQKRTLFNKAGLANLNNLYKFSEELQVKANVAYLYDQRDQQYSKFSETYLSGQTITYNELQQNAINPQKFQAKLNVLANADDHYFSNNLVTNYSLNNTASSIVTNGIGANQALNQKNFEISNELSYRKKLKSENTFNFFSFISRTTQPEVLNINPGLNEAILNNNQPFAGLNQYVKLPTWYTNNYTSFAFVNNKFTQTYRVGFNVQHQELGSELYRVQNSGNTELVSSQMTNNLAWLKSKIYTDATYEYNSGNFKASLGLPVSYNYINYEDETKSLDKNLHRVFVNPSLSLKYQTGIENYVTANYSYNNSLGGIDDVYRGTILKNYRSLFANDAPITESKSQSVGAAFNFRKAMQMFFFNLNANYTTSTVNTISSYNLSNNIQQRVVISLPNDMKSLAFAANASKYLFKLRSTVNVGASFNQATFEQLQNNELLPFTSQSLAYKAGIDSKINNFINWSYNATFAISTNKTTSASAIKNNNQQLRQQSSITATAFKSVFMTLSAEHIFTHQTTQPDLKYLFADFNVRYRFIKLKTDLEFGVTNLANIKKFEANYLSANSFSSGTYYIPGRVAMMKATFNF, translated from the coding sequence ATGAGAGCCTTAATCATCACCCTATGCTTTTTCTTATTTGGTTTTGCATCAGCCTTTGCGCAAAAACAAATCAAGGGGAAAGTAAAAGATACAAAAGGAGCTCCCGTTGTATCTGCCAATGTAAATTTAAAAGACAAGGAAGGCAACATTTTAAGTTTTACTAGAACAGATGATAAAGGAAATTTCACTTTATCTTTTACTGAAGAAAATAAGGATTTATCTATCGAAGCGACAACCATTGGTTATGAGAAAAAAATCATAGCAGTTACTGAGTTAAATAAAATTTACGATTTGGTAATGAAAGATAGCGAAATCAACCTCAAAACTGTCGTTGTAAAAAATCGCCCTGCGCTAAGTGTAAATGGCGATACCTTGAGCTATAAAACTTCTGACTTTGCCGATAAACAAGATAGATCCATAGGCGACGTACTTAAAAAAATGCCAGGTATCGAGGTGAGCGAAGATGGCAAAGTTAGTTACAATGGCAAGGGAATTTCGGCACTTTATATAGATGGAGACAATGTTTTAGATGATAAATACAGCATTGGCACCAAAAGCATTCCCCAAGGCGCTGTAGATAAAGTACAGGTGATAGAAAAAGACCAGCCCATAAAAATGCTTCGCAAAAACAACATGAGCGATGACGTGGCTTTAAATTTAGTAATGAAAGAAGAAGCTAAATTAAAAGTAATGGGCGACATTAGAGCTGGTTTAGGGACTCCAGATCGGTTTGACGGCAATGCCAACGCCATGCTATTTAAAAAGAAAACAAAATTCATCAATAATCTTAAAGGGAATAATGTTGGCATAGATCCAGGTATTGATTTAACGTCTTTTAATCCATTTAATTCAGGTAATGATAAACCAAGCGGTTTTCTTTCTGCAGGTGCGGCTGGTGTACCTACCCTACCGCAAAAAAGAACATTGTTCAATAAAGCCGGACTGGCAAACCTAAATAACTTGTATAAGTTTAGCGAGGAGTTGCAAGTAAAAGCAAATGTTGCTTATTTGTACGACCAAAGAGACCAACAATACAGCAAATTCTCTGAGACTTATCTTTCTGGCCAAACCATTACTTATAACGAATTGCAACAAAACGCAATTAATCCACAAAAATTCCAAGCTAAATTAAATGTTTTGGCTAATGCCGATGACCATTATTTCAGCAATAACCTAGTCACCAATTATAGTTTAAACAATACTGCTTCTAGCATAGTTACAAATGGGATTGGTGCAAACCAGGCTTTAAACCAGAAAAACTTTGAGATATCTAACGAGTTGAGTTATCGTAAAAAACTAAAATCAGAAAATACCTTTAATTTTTTCTCTTTCATCAGCAGAACAACTCAACCAGAAGTGTTAAACATTAATCCAGGATTAAATGAGGCCATATTAAACAATAACCAACCGTTTGCCGGTTTAAATCAATATGTAAAATTACCTACTTGGTATACTAATAATTACACCTCTTTTGCTTTTGTAAATAACAAGTTTACGCAGACTTACAGAGTTGGTTTTAATGTACAACACCAAGAGCTTGGTTCAGAATTGTATCGTGTACAAAACAGTGGCAATACAGAATTGGTTTCGTCGCAGATGACCAATAATCTAGCTTGGTTAAAAAGCAAAATCTACACTGATGCCACCTACGAATATAATTCAGGTAATTTTAAAGCAAGCCTTGGTCTACCAGTAAGCTACAATTACATTAACTATGAAGATGAAACAAAGAGTCTAGATAAAAATTTGCACAGGGTATTTGTTAATCCATCCTTAAGCCTTAAATACCAAACTGGTATAGAAAATTACGTAACCGCTAACTATAGCTACAACAACAGTTTAGGAGGTATAGACGATGTTTATCGTGGAACAATTTTAAAGAATTACCGATCATTATTTGCCAATGATGCCCCAATAACAGAAAGTAAATCTCAATCTGTTGGTGCAGCTTTTAATTTCCGCAAGGCGATGCAAATGTTTTTCTTTAACCTAAACGCAAATTATACTACTTCTACTGTAAATACCATATCATCTTATAACTTATCTAACAACATTCAACAACGCGTGGTTATATCATTGCCAAATGACATGAAAAGCTTAGCCTTTGCTGCAAATGCAAGTAAATATCTTTTCAAGTTAAGAAGCACGGTAAATGTTGGCGCAAGTTTTAACCAAGCTACTTTTGAGCAATTGCAAAATAACGAATTATTACCTTTCACTTCTCAATCACTCGCCTATAAAGCAGGGATCGATTCTAAGATAAATAACTTCATCAATTGGTCTTACAATGCTACTTTTGCCATTAGCACTAATAAAACCACAAGCGCAAGTGCCATAAAAAACAACAATCAACAGTTAAGACAGCAATCATCAATAACTGCAACAGCGTTTAAAAGTGTATTCATGACCTTGTCTGCTGAACATATATTTACACATCAAACCACACAACCAGATCTAAAATATTTATTCGCTGATTTTAATGTGAGGTACAGATTTATAAAATTGAAAACAGATTTAGAATTTGGTGTAACAAACCTAGCAAACATCAAAAAATTTGAAGCCAATTACCTTTCCGCTAACTCTTTCTCATCAGGCACTTATTATATACCTGGTAGGGTTGCAATGATGAAAGCCACATTTAATTTTTAG